A stretch of the Mesorhizobium sp. Pch-S genome encodes the following:
- a CDS encoding LysR family transcriptional regulator, whose product MDTLTRMRAFIDVVEAEGFSAAGRKIGRSKALLSKYVRELEDELGALLLNRTTRQFSLTEAGHTYYRRASEIVREIDSLSDAVRDSAGDVRGRIKLTAPRTMADAAVGQSMIDFAKQYPDVSLEVHLDDRFVDLVEEGFDLAIRITRLENSSLIARKLAPFSLKLCGSQELIAKYGKPTRPQDLAHMPCVVDTNGRWASNWPFRDDDGDITSIPISGPMMVNSPITTRMAALDGLGFALLPDFIAAPEIKSGRLVSLLEDRIDFNGGIFAVYPHRRYLPAKVRVFVDFMVQWFKTHETS is encoded by the coding sequence ATGGACACGCTCACCCGGATGCGCGCCTTCATCGATGTGGTCGAGGCGGAAGGCTTCTCGGCGGCAGGCCGCAAGATCGGCCGTTCCAAGGCGCTGCTCTCCAAATATGTGCGCGAGCTGGAAGACGAACTCGGTGCGCTGCTGCTCAACCGCACCACGCGCCAGTTCTCGCTGACGGAGGCTGGCCACACCTACTATCGCCGCGCCTCCGAGATCGTGCGCGAGATCGACAGCCTGTCCGATGCAGTGCGCGACAGCGCCGGCGACGTGCGCGGCAGGATCAAGCTGACCGCGCCGCGCACCATGGCCGACGCCGCAGTTGGTCAATCCATGATCGACTTTGCCAAGCAATATCCGGATGTCTCGCTGGAAGTGCATCTCGACGACCGCTTCGTCGACCTCGTCGAAGAAGGTTTCGACCTGGCCATTCGCATCACCCGGCTGGAGAACTCCTCGCTGATCGCCCGCAAGCTGGCCCCCTTCTCGCTCAAGCTGTGCGGTTCGCAGGAACTGATCGCCAAATACGGCAAGCCGACCCGACCGCAGGATCTCGCACACATGCCCTGCGTGGTCGACACCAATGGTCGCTGGGCTTCGAACTGGCCGTTCCGCGACGATGACGGCGATATCACCAGCATCCCGATCAGTGGCCCGATGATGGTCAACAGCCCGATCACCACCCGCATGGCCGCACTGGACGGACTTGGCTTTGCGCTGCTGCCTGATTTCATCGCAGCACCCGAAATCAAGAGCGGCCGGCTGGTGTCCTTGCTGGAAGACCGCATCGACTTCAACGGCGGCATCTTCGCTGTCTATCCGCACCGCCGCTACCTGCCCGCCAAGGTGCGTGTCTTCGTCGACTTCATGGTGCAGTGGTTCAAGACGCACGAAACGTCATAA